One genomic window of Glycine soja cultivar W05 chromosome 9, ASM419377v2, whole genome shotgun sequence includes the following:
- the LOC114425135 gene encoding probable purine permease 11 — protein MTDNEEPMIVPGSMSELAFNKYKRWQWWCLVTLSIAFLIVGQSAAVILGRFYYDQGGNSKWMATLVQTAAFPILFIPLFTIPSPPEASTSASPPIKIILLIYFGLGVLIAADNMMYSTGLLYLSASTYSLICASQLAFNAVFSYFINSQKFTALIINSTVVLTLSAALLAVNEDTDEPSGFSKGKYIIGFLCTLGASAVYSLLLSLMQLTFEKVLKKETFSVVLEMQIYTSFVASGASVIGLFASGEWRTLHGEMEGFQKGYVAYVMTLVWTSIAWQVCSVGVVGLIFLVSSLYSNVISTVSLAVTPIAAVIVFHDKMNGVKIISMLLALWGFASYIYQNYLDDSKTRHAQAATKSQNDSSC, from the exons ATGACGG ATAATGAAGAACCGATGATCGTACCTGGATCGATGTCTGAATTAGCGTTTAATAAATATAAGCGATGGCAATGGTGGTGTCTTGTGACACTTAGCATAGCCTTTCTTATAGTTGGCCAATCTGCTGCTGTTATCCTTGGAAGATTTTATTATGATCAGGGTGGAAATAGTAAATGGATGGCTACTCTAGTTCAAACTGCTGCCTTCCCGATCTTGTTCATTCCATTATTTACAATTCCTTCACCTCCAGAGGCTTCAACTTCTGCTTCACCTCCCAtcaaaattattcttttgatatattttgGTCTTGGAGTCTTAATTGCTGCTGACAATATGATGTACTCCACTGGACTCTTATACCTCTCGGCTTCTACCTATTCGCTGATTTGTGCATCACAGTTAGCTTTTAATGCAGTTTTCTCATATTTTATCAATTCTCAAAAGTTCACTGCCTTGATTATAAACTCTACAGTGGTTCTCACTTTATCTGCTGCACTCCTTGCTGTTAACGAAGACACAGATGAACCATCTGGTTTCTCCAAGGGAAAGTACATTATTGGTTTCCTATGTACCCTTGGAGCTTCTGCAGTGTACTCTCTTTTGCTTTCCCTCATGCAGCTGACCTTTGAGAAGGTTCTGAAGAAGGAAACATTTTCTGTTGTTTTGGAAATGCAAATCTACACATCATTCGTTGCCTCTGGTGCTTCTGTCATAGGCCTATTTGCAAGTGGGGAATGGCGTACTTTGCATGGAGAAATGGAGGGTTTTCAGAAAGGATATGTTGCttatgttatgactttggttTGGACTTCAATAGCCTGGCAGGTATGCTCTGTTGGTGTTGTTGGCTTGATCTTCCTAGTGTCTTCTCTCTACTCCAATGTTATAAGCACAGTTTCTTTAGCCGTAACTCCTATTGCTGCTGTTATAGTTTTTCATGATAAGATGAATGGGGTGAAGATAATTTCTATGCTTTTGGCTCTATGGGGTTTTGCCTCTTATATTTATCAGAATTATCTTGATGATTCAAAGACAAGACATGCACAAGCTGCTACTAAGTCCCAAAATGATTCTTCATGTTGA